Below is a window of Deltaproteobacteria bacterium DNA.
CGAAATTGATCTCTTCATTATTCCATCCGCAAAAACAAAGTATCATAGAATTATTTTTAATATAATTATCAAAAACATAAAGAGCTTCTCTAAAATTTTTTAAACAAAACATCTGTTCAGCCCCAATAAAACCAAAATTCCACTGTTTAGATTCTCGCGGGTCATCACAAGATAAAAGGGGACTGAAATTAATCCGCTTGTCATATAAAATAGATATTGCTTTGTCCTTGCTGGTATAGTGACATACCAAATTTTTGTCAAACATTGCATAACCTTTTTGATACCAAATATCTTGCAAATATCATAAACCGTTATTACCTACATTAAAACATAACGTGCTGATCAGCAGCAGCTGTAGGCCGACCGCTGGATTTTATTGTTGGGCGTTTATTCCTTATTTCATTCGCTCTCCTAATCTTTCAGAAACCCTATTCAATAACTCGAGTTCAGAGGCAAACTGCAATTTGCCTCGGTTGACAGCATCGCCAAGAAAGAAAAGCGGATCAAGTCGGACAGAGATTGAGCCACTGATGAAGAAACTTGCTATGAGAATCGCTGCGGCAATCCACATTTGATTCCAGAGAACAAGGGGTGTAAGAAGCAGGAGTCCAATCCATCGGAAACGGTTTAGATGGCAGGACATATCTTTCGATCCGAAAGGAAATCTCAGAGCAAGGTGGTACTTCCGAAGTATTTCAATTTCGTCAGGTGACCATATTTCTGGATCAGGACTTGGTTTGTTGGAATCAATGAAAAACAGGTATGACTGGAAAGCGATATAGATCGTAAGATAAGTATATCCGCCAGCATGTGGCATGAAGGTGGACCATACAAATATACTGAAGGGGATGAAACCCGTCATCAGATTGCTTATGATGATTGTCCACATTTCTCATTCCTCCCAACAGTTATTTTTATGCTTATTTCATGAAATACCAAACAAATATCTATGTCAAGCGATATGAATTAAATAATTCTCTGAAAATCGTGCTAAATTAATTAATAATTCGGCATATTGATAAACGGACATGCTTTATACGGAATCGGCATAAGTTGCTGACACAATTAGTCGTAGATTGTTGGGCATCCTAAAACTAGGCTGCATGTGCGGGGAATAAGCTGTAAAGGAGTAGCATGTTTCATCTCGCATTCAACGGGCTGCTCTGACAAAACGACCTGCGACTTGTATTTGAAATTGAGAGGAGGTGATAAGTAAAAATGACATGCGCCGGAACTTGACACCACCTCCTACCATGGAAGCTTGTATGCTAACCATATGCCAAGTATTCCACCGATAGTGCTTCCAAGCAATGACGCAACGGAAAATGTATCAGCTCCCAGGAGCGTGGGCACATACCCTCCTGCCATGGAGCCTATAACTATTCCAAACATAATCATTGATTTTCGAGACATAGCATCTACCAAAATGAATCGACAAAACAAATGGTATGACTTTCAGGAAGATGTCAATAAAAAAAGTCCCATTAAATATTTTCAAGATCGGCATCCGCCGGAATCGCTGTCTTCACCTACAAAGCGTGGAGAATAGGAAACGCCTAGGATTGAGGATTCGCGATTGAAAGTGAGGATAACGCGGAGTTCACCGTGGGCCGGGTTTATTGGCGATTGGCTACACCCACTCGTTTAGGAGGCCTTTAAGGTATCGTCTGCTCTCAAGATGCTACTGAGAAGATCCCGGCCTTCCTGAGACAGAGCCCATTGTCGTTGGCCTCTTATTGTTGATTCAGTAACGAGCTTATTTTCCAGAAGCCAAGCAATAGATGCGAGAATTTCCTTTAACGGCAGCTTTGTTTCTTTCGTTAGGCCAGCCGAGTATCGCCATGTATAGTTTGGATTACCTAAAGCTTTCATTACCAATCGGGTAGCTTCATCGTTTACCGAGAACGCATTTATGCTAAACGTCGCTCCTGTTGCCTCATCTGCAGGTTCCGTTTCTTTGGCAATAATTGTCTCCATCTTCTCTTTGAAGTCTTGAAACTGAATCTCCAATCCACCAGGAAATTTAAGTGATTTAAAAAGTGGCGAAAGCCAAGGGATTAGAGCGATGAAAAAGAGAGTTAGAGTTATTGCATCTATGGTAAGGGTAGGCCATATGAGATGTGCAAGCGCGATCAGCAGGGCAGCTATGGTAATTCCATATTTTACTTTGCGGTCGTCCGTTTTATTCATTTGCTGTACCTAACATTTATTTTTATTCTCATTCTATGAAATATTAAAAAAATATCTATGTCAAGCGAAGGGCTCCGCCCTGTACCCGGAAAAAGAAAATGATAAAAGAACCAAATGACCTATTTGCCAGAACGCACCGGGAGAGCCCGGCCGGAGTAGGCGATCGACTGGTGAAGCCAGAACCGAAGGCCAACGCTGAAACCGAAGATGGCGGCGTCGGAATCATCTGTTTCTGATGCCCATACAAACCATTTAGTAATCTCTATCAAATCCGTCACGCAAGCACCATGTGTATTTTCCTTAATTTCATCATATATCCCCACCAGTTCGTCCTGCGTCGGCATCCGCCAGTCTGAATAACCGCCCCCGCGATAGTTCTCGCAATATTTTTTAGCACCGCGCCAATTAATATCCGCCCCGTTGTCCCCTGCCGCCCACATCAGGTTTGTCCGCATATCCAGAACCGTCCCGTTATTGTAGGCAATGAAATCTCCATCCCGAAGGGTTTCCCTAACTTTAGCGATGAACTGGTGCTTTGACTTGGCAATCTGTTTCTTTTTTTTTGTCGACTTGCTCTGCTCCGCTTCCAGGTTCTCTCTCCGATCGGGTTCATACCTATCATGATCCGCTGACCTGAGAAGGCGGAACCCGCTTCTGAACCTGTCGTCCGGGGCGCTGAGGCTGCGAGACGCCGCGCGGCAGTGACTGGCGTAGCTGCCCCAGCAGCCGCCGCGATGGACGCGGTACGCGCCCTTCGGCGGTCCACAAGGATCAGTAACGCTATGCGATGGATAAGCATCGAACCAGTCTTGACACCACTCCATTACATTGCCTTGCATATCATATAAACCCCAGGCGTTGGGCTTCTTCTGTTCTACAGGTTGTGTTTTCGCTCCTGAATTATTTCCATACCAAGCATATTCATCAAGACGGTCGGGATCATTCCCGAAAAAATACACCGTTGTACTTCCCGCCCGGTAAGCATATTCCCACTGAGCTTCTGTGGGCAGGCGGTATTTGTTCGTCCCCTCCATCTTATTGAGCTTCCGAATGAATTTCTGGACATCGTTCCAAGATACCTTCTCCACAGGCAAGTTATCATCTCCTGAATATGACGGATTGTTCCCCATCACCTTCTTCCACTGCCCCTGGGTCACCTCCGTCGTCTGCATGTAGAAAGGTTTGCTGATCGTTACCTGGTGAAGTGTCTCGTTAGATAATCTCTTCGGTTCGTCTTCAGGCGATCCCATCATGAAAGTCCCGGCAGAGATCAGGACAAACTTGGCGTTGAGAATCGGGCAGAGGTATTCCTTTTTACCAAGGGATTCCGCAAGTAAAAGCCCGCGTTCTATCAATGCACGCTCTGGTACAGTCAGCTCATATCTTTCCCGGAGAATCAGTCCTTTTTGTTCCGTTTCAGTCATTAATGAATACCCTTTTTGCTATCGTTCTGCTTCGTTTTTCTTTGTTCATCTTTCTCCACGCGCTTGATCATTTCTCTCAGTCTGGCATCGGCACCCACGATCTGTGCGTCTACTTCGTGCGCCATCTCTGAGAGGAGTTCCCTGCCCGCATCCTGGGCTTCATCTACTCTCAATTTCAAGCTGTAAAGTTCCGTCTCTTTCAAGGTTTCCATTTCCTTGCCAATCGCCTCAATACGAGCACGAACAAGGGCAAGCTGGCGAATGATTCTGATCAACTCTGCACCTGTTCCTTCACCAGACACGGAATCGGGACTGCTCTCCCACTCATTCAGAAGGGATCGTAGACGTTCCTCGTTCCTTTCTGCATATGCCTTGTTGATCTCCTGCATAAATCTATGTCGTCGCTCACGTGCCTGTTCGTCCGGTGCGAGGTCGGGATGTACCTTCTTGGCCAGATCACGGTATAGCTGTTTCAGATCCTCCGATGGTTTAAACGGTTCTGTTTCGTATTCCTCCGTGGCGATTGATTCTGTTGTATTTGCAGATTCCTGAGCCTGAGTGCGGCTACGTTCGGCCTCTTTCCTGACTTCTTCGTTCTCCGGTTCAAGACGGGCAAGAATCTCTGCGATCTGTGCCTCAATATCATCGAGCTTCGCGAGCTTTACACCTACGATGCGAAGGTAGCGGCGGCGCAGGTCTTCCAGCGCCACCTGTAATGTGGTCAGGTCCAATTCCTTGATGGTCAGTTCATCTTCCAGTATTGATAACTCGGCGCGCTTTTTCTCAAGTTCAATTTCTTCGGGGGTCATTTGCTTTACAAGAGATTTAGGTTGTTTCATAATTGATACTTCCTTACAAAAATGGCAGGGAGGCTGGGTTAGTTGGCTGAGTTGGGTTTTTATTGATATTTTGCAAAATCCAATATTTTTTCTATTCGATCCCGAACTCGTTTTTTCATTTCGTGTTCTTTCTCTATTGTTAGTCCACGACAAGAATATTGTCCGAAATACGGGATACCATTTTCATTGCAATCATCTGAATGGCAATAGTATCGGTACCAAGCGGCATAGAAATCAGTTCTTTCTGTGGGCTTCAAGAAAGAATCAAAATCAAAGACAGCTGCCCTGTGTTTATCAAATGCATTTTCTAAAAAAACCGGAAGTTCAATCTCCAAAG
It encodes the following:
- a CDS encoding SUMF1/EgtB/PvdO family nonheme iron enzyme; translation: MTETEQKGLILRERYELTVPERALIERGLLLAESLGKKEYLCPILNAKFVLISAGTFMMGSPEDEPKRLSNETLHQVTISKPFYMQTTEVTQGQWKKVMGNNPSYSGDDNLPVEKVSWNDVQKFIRKLNKMEGTNKYRLPTEAQWEYAYRAGSTTVYFFGNDPDRLDEYAWYGNNSGAKTQPVEQKKPNAWGLYDMQGNVMEWCQDWFDAYPSHSVTDPCGPPKGAYRVHRGGCWGSYASHCRAASRSLSAPDDRFRSGFRLLRSADHDRYEPDRRENLEAEQSKSTKKKKQIAKSKHQFIAKVRETLRDGDFIAYNNGTVLDMRTNLMWAAGDNGADINWRGAKKYCENYRGGGYSDWRMPTQDELVGIYDEIKENTHGACVTDLIEITKWFVWASETDDSDAAIFGFSVGLRFWLHQSIAYSGRALPVRSGK
- a CDS encoding J domain-containing protein; this translates as MKQPKSLVKQMTPEEIELEKKRAELSILEDELTIKELDLTTLQVALEDLRRRYLRIVGVKLAKLDDIEAQIAEILARLEPENEEVRKEAERSRTQAQESANTTESIATEEYETEPFKPSEDLKQLYRDLAKKVHPDLAPDEQARERRHRFMQEINKAYAERNEERLRSLLNEWESSPDSVSGEGTGAELIRIIRQLALVRARIEAIGKEMETLKETELYSLKLRVDEAQDAGRELLSEMAHEVDAQIVGADARLREMIKRVEKDEQRKTKQNDSKKGIH